A region of Solanum dulcamara chromosome 7, daSolDulc1.2, whole genome shotgun sequence DNA encodes the following proteins:
- the LOC129894588 gene encoding uncharacterized protein LOC129894588 — protein MTGGEEFNAATNIMIPVENPESSQNIADIQNDEKMAHMAQELEILREELRQVRDLAKLSATTFPSFKMPSYLPRADLPPADSPNMPKCAPVHGQAPLAHPSAIRTAPDLPTQDPVTPTYPVTNQIFGAHTVAPYDSQIPPVYAVEAPTFTTPVRVKVPYEVDQYAEMEKDARLKEDKSIDAQLRGLRKALKNLQVTRGTESLDYDDLCIHPDIDMPVGYKPPKFDIFDGKSDPHAHLRAYCDKLVGVGRNEKLRMKLFIRSLSGEALTWYTRQDPRKWYNWQEMAEDFMNRFRFNTEITADRFSLANIQKKPSEDFQEYARRWRTEAARVQPPLDESELSKYFIRAQEGIYFDKMMSMMGQKFAELVKMGDFIEEGIKSSKIQSMAALQAASKAIQSGSIGGIKKKKEDVSVVNYQHGGQSHQYPNNPQIVAHTPYTSYPVYNTRPHYNPPRAPTYQSPTRPHVPLQAPTHQNRPAYVPRPRPNLEARNTRTYTPIAEPYAQLFERLRIAGVLQPVEGKLPDPIPYNFDGNKRCAYHSRIQGHDTEDCYGLKNQVETLIRRGIIKCTPTPPNVNNNPLPNHENREVNMISLEEEYNLGETITPVWNAEEAATASPVQPIITVQLKEPLTVQTYLPRVVVTTTVARKAEFDTKEVPWDYKTKAKRKMIDTAVAQGMTRSGRCYTPENLDQGVIGKEPNPKKNVTDAEVTEFWRKMQPKDYSVEEQLKKTSAHISVMSLLMSSEAHRNALMEVLNGVCIPKETVSETLAATIGQVLESNKISFHDNELPTEGTGHNKALHIAVKCRDKIVTRVLIDGGSGCNICPFTTMRVLGLNMGDIEESRVKVRAFDGAQRSVIGEIHLTLQVGPAEFPILFQVMDVSSNYNLLLGRPWVHMAKAVPSTLHQCVKFEWGHTEVTVHGELNHPIYSVNSVPVNEELDGATFHTLEIMQAVRIDEKLESVGVKLSGASKMVAAEMLKYGYQPKTGLGPRANGIVEPIQLKHQKGTTGLGYGSTSGRVHNRGSIKTTFVPEQVPILDHASDDDIVEGIGNLFVAMIGEEEEIDLRKLSIVDSKPGESLQNWTVSPSLFRQKSW, from the coding sequence ATGACAGGTGGAGAAGAATTTAACGCTGCTACAAACATAATGATACCAGTAGAAAATCCTGaaagttctcaaaatatagCCGACATCCAAAATGACGAGAAGATGGCTCACATGGCGCAAGAACTTGAGATTTTGAGAGAGGAACTACGTCAAGTGCGAGACTTGGCCAAGCTTTCGGCTACTACCTTCCCAAGTTTCAAGATGCCCAGCTACCTCCCTAGAGCTGACCTGCCTCCTGCAGATTCTCCAAACATGCCTAAATGTGCTCCCGTTCATGGTCAAGCACCATTAGCTCATCCGTCTGCAATCAGGACTGCTCCTGACCTTCCCACTCAAGACCCCGTCACACCTACCTACCCAGTGACAAACCAGATATTTGGAGCACACACCGTCGCTCCTTATGATTCACAAATCCCACCTGTATATGCTGTTGAGGCCCCTACTTTCACGACACCGGTTAGGGTCAAAGTCCCGTATGAGGTTGACCAATATGCAGAAATGGAGAAGGATGCTCGATTAAAAGAAGATAAGTCAATAGACGCTCAACTTCGAGGTCTAAGAAAGGCGTTGAAAAACCTACAAGTCACTAGGGGAACAGAGAGCTTAGATTATGATGACTTATGCATCCACCCAGATATTGACATGCCGGTAGGATACAAGCCTCCAAAGTTTGACATATTTGATGGAAAGAGCGATCCTCACGCACATCTGAGGGCATACTGTGACAAGTTAGTCGGTGTAGGGAGAAATGAGAAACTAAGAATGAAGTTGTTCATTCGAAGTCTATCTGGAGAAGCGTTGACTTGGTATACACGCCAGGATCCTCGCAAATGGTATAACTGGCAGGAAATGGCTGAGGATTTCATGAATCGTTTCAGATTTAATACTGAAATCACTGCGGACAGGTTCTCATTAGCCAACATACAAAAGAAACCATCAGAGGACTTCCAGGAGTATGCACGACGTTGGAGAACCGAGGCTGCAAGGGTTCAACCACCGCTCGATGAGAGTGAGctctcaaaatactttattcgAGCCCAAGAAGGTATCTACTTTGACAAGATGATGTCAATGATGGGCCAAAAGTTTGCAGAATTGGTCAAGATGGGAGATTTTATAGAGGAAGGCATCAAATCAAGTAAAATTCAGTCCATGGCTGCATTGCAAGCTGCAAGTAAGGCCATACAATCAGGATCCATTGGTGGcatcaagaagaaaaaggaggatGTTTCAGTCGTCAATTACCAACATGGAGGACAATCCCACCAATACCCCAACAATCCCCAAATTGTTGCACATACTCCATACACCTCGTATCCAGTATATAATACCCGACCACACTATAATCCACCTCGAGCACCAACATACCAAAGTCCAACAAGACCACATGTCCCACTCCAAGCACCAACCCACCAAAACAGACCAGCATATGTGCCAAGACCACGTCCAAATCTCGAAGCCAGAAATACTCGCACCTATACACCCATTGCCGAACCTTATGCTCAATTGTTTGAAAGGTTAAGGATAGCAGGAGTACTACAGCCAGTTGAGGGAAAACTCCCCGACCCAATCCCTTACAATTTTGATGGAAACAAGCGATGCGCTTACCACTCGAGAATCCAAGGGCATGACACAGAAGATTGTTATGGCTTGAAAAACCAGGTTGAGACGTTGATCAGAAGAGGAATAATAAAATGCACTCCAACACCTCCGAATGTGAACAACAACCCTTTGCCAAATCATGAGAATCGAGAAGTCAACATGATTTCTCTAGAAGAAGAGTACAACTTGGGAGAAACCATCACGCCTGTCTGGAACGCCGAAGAAGCTGCCACTGCATCTCCAGTGCAACCTATTATCACTGTTCAGCTAAAGGAACCTCTTACTGTCCAAACATATCTCCCGAGAGTTGTAGTAACCACTACAGTTGCTAGAAAGGCTGAGTTTGACACCAAAGAAGTCCCATGGGATTATAAAACAAAAGCCAAGCGCAAGATGATTGACACCGCTGTGGCTCAGGGGATGACTAGATCAGGAAGGTGCTATACTCCCGAGAATCTGGATCAAGGAGTTATTGGGAAGGAGCCGAATCCCAAGAAGAATGTTACGGATGCTGAAGTcacagaattttggagaaagatgCAGCCGAAAGACTATTCAGTCGAAGAGCAACTGAAGAAGACCTCGGCTCATATATCCGTAATGTCTTTGCTAATGAGTTCTGAGGCTCATAGGAATGCTTTGATGGAGGTGTTAAATGGGGTTTGCATTCCAAAAGAGACCGTAAGTGAAACCTTAGCTGCAACAATTGGACAAGTATTGGAATCTAACAAAATCTCTTtccatgataatgagctaccaACGGAAGGGACTGGACACAACAAAGCACTTCATATCGCGGTCAAATGTCGTGATAAGATTGTGACCCGAGTTCTGATTGATGGCGGTTCTGGATGTAACATCTGCCCTTTCACAACTATGAGAGTTTTAGGCTTGAATATGGGAGATATAGAGGAAAGTCGTGTAAAGGTGAGAGCTTTTGATGGAGCACAGAGAAGCGTCATTGGAGAAATCCATCTCACATTGCAAGTGGGACCAGCAGAATTCCCTATTTTATTTCAAGTGATGGATGTGTCATCGAACTACAACCTGCTGCTGGGAAGACCATGGGTCCATATGGCAAAAGCAGTCCCTTCAACTCTTCATCAATGTGTAAAGTTTGAGTGGGGTCACACAGAAGTTACTGTTCATGGGGAGCTCAATCACCCCATCTATTCTGTCAATTCTGTTCCAGTTAATGAGGAATTAGATGGAGCCACTTTTCACACTTTAGAAATCATGCAAGCTGTGAGGATTGACGAGAAGTTAGAGTCGGTTGGTGTGAAATTGTCAGGGGCATCGAAGATGGTCGCAGCAGAGATGTTGAAATACGGGTATCAGCCTAAGACAGGACTTGGACCTAGGGCCAATGGCATAGTTGAACCCATCCAGTTGAAGCATCAGAAAGGTACCACTGGACTCGGATATGGATCTACATCGGGACGAGTCCACAACAGGGGATCCATCAAGACAACGTTCGTACCAGAGCAAGTTCCGATTCTAGATCACGCATCTGACGATGATATAGTGGAAGGAATAGGAAATTTGTTCGTGGCCATGAttggagaagaggaagagatAGATCTCCGCAAATTGAGCATCGTTGATTCCAAGCCTGGAGAAAGCTTGCAGAATTGGACCGTCAGTCCTTCCCTATTTCGACAAAAGTCCTGGTAG
- the LOC129895387 gene encoding E3 ubiquitin-protein ligase BIG BROTHER-like, which produces MSNSLLHSHYSSGGIPSEIAENFKDFFPDDGDLSYEEVLLQQETVYLSFQANGKNKNMSSEYGQTSSEHQLSAQKGDSSGRPESQLALDEALARSLQLGDDFEDFCRDELNSTVAGIRESPPRESPPVRAENLNTRRQDDIDPDSMTYEELQSLGEAVGEQSRGLSQDLIRRLPTFKYKTGFFSKKKKMGECVICYAAYRSGDMLTTLPCAHMFHSECINRWLKERKNCPLCYEEVKDE; this is translated from the exons ATGAGTAACAGCTTGTTACATAGCCATTATTCGAGTGGTGGGATCCCTTCAGAGATTGCTGAgaattttaaagatttttttccTGATGATGGGgatttgagttatgaagaagtTCTTTTGCAACAG GAAACTGTTTACTTATCATTTCAAGCAAATGGGAAAAACAAGAATATGAGCTCTGAATACGGTCAAACCAGTAGCGAGCATCAGTTATCAGCACAAAAGGGTGATTCTTCTGGAAGGCCTGAATCACAGTTGGCTCTGGATGAAGCTTTAGCTAGATCATTGCAGTTGGGAGATGATTTTGAGGATTTCTGTAGAGATGAGCTTAATTCTACTGTGGCTG GCATCAGGGAATCCCCTCCTAGAGAATCACCTCCAGTCAGG GCTGAGAATCTGAACACGAGGAGACAAGATGATATTGATCCAGATAGTATGACCTATGAG GAATTGCAGTCTTTAGGAGAAGCTGTTGGCGAGCAGAGCAGAGGGCTTTCACAAGATCTCATACGTCGTTTACCAACTTTCAAATACAAGACCGGATTCTtctcaaagaaaaagaaaatgggAGA GTGTGTTATTTGTTATGCTGCATACAGAAGTGGAGATATGTTGACCACTTTACCTTGTGCACACATGTTTCATTCAGAATGTATTAACCGCTggctaaaagaaagaaag AACTGCCCCCTCTGTTATGAAGAGGTGAAAGATGAATGA